In Quercus robur chromosome 11, dhQueRobu3.1, whole genome shotgun sequence, the following proteins share a genomic window:
- the LOC126706090 gene encoding protein DETOXIFICATION 46, chloroplastic-like — MQLKTLARPSHTPIGAPNLRRLSRPSIFLSNQFTPRLRNSTTPPPQSIRISHKNSLRNRFLTACTSASHELIEEDKLENDNNVASVSLSSEEEEVVVEVVESKREDLANQSIWKQMKEIVMFSGPATGLWICGPLMSLISTAVIGRGSSTELAALGPGTVFCDNMNLLFMFLSIATSNMVATSLAKRDKNEVQHQISILLFVGITCGTLMLLFTQFLGPWALTAFAGPKNVHIVPAASKYVQIRGLAWPAILFGLVAQSASLGMKDSLGPLKALVVASSVNAIGHVVLCNMLHFGITGAAWATMTSQLIAAYMMIDALNKKGYSAFSISIPSPKEFLQIFAIAAPVFVTMFSKVAFYSLITYFATAMGTNTVAAHQVMIQMYGMCVVWGEPLSQTAQSFMPELLYGVNQSLEKARMLLKSLMVIGAILGLAIATIGMSVPWLLPKLFTPDLNVIQEMHKVLILFFLSLAVTPCTHSLEGTLLAGRDLTFISLSMSGCFSLGALLLLLVKGYGLPGCWFALVGFQWGRFFLALQRLLSPSGVLQSKNMINYRPEKLKAA, encoded by the exons ATGCAGCTCAAAACCCTAGCTCGTCCTTCCCACACTCCAATCGGAGCCCCAAATCTCCGACGACTCTCTCGCCCTTCAATCTTCCTCAGCAACCAATTCACCCCTCGCCTCCGCAACTCCACCACTCCGCCGCCGCAGAGTATTCGCATCTCTCATAAGAACAGTCTTCGCAATCGGTTCCTAACAGCTTGCACTAGCGCTAGCCATGAACTCATCGAAGAAGACAAGCTCGAAAATGATAACAATGTCGCTTCAGTTTCACTCTCTtccgaagaagaagaagtagtgGTGGAAGTTGTGGAATCGAAGAGAGAGGATTTGGCGAACCAGAGCATATGGAAGCAAATGAAGGAGATCGTGATGTTTTCTGGTCCCGCCACGGGGCTTTGGATCTGTGGACCGTTGATGAGTCTCATCTCAACGGCTGTGATCGGTCGGGGAAGCTCAACGGAGCTCGCTGCTTTAG GCCCTGGAACGGTCTTTTGCGATAATATGAATcttttgttcatgttccttTCAATTGCTACTTCAAATATGGTTGCCACTTCGCTTGCCAAACGG GATAAAAATGAAGTTCAGCATCAAATATCTATCTTGCTCTTTGTTGGGATAACTTGTGGGACTTTGATGCTTTTGTTTACCCAGTTCCTGGGTCCATGGGCACTGACTG cttttGCTGGGCCAAAGAACGTGCATATTGTACCTGCAGCAAGCAAATATGTCCAG ATTCGAGGCTTGGCATGGCCTGCAATTCTTTTTGGGTTGGTTGCTCAAAGTGCAAG TCTTGGCATGAAAGATTCATTGGGACCTCTGAAGGCTTTGGTGGTAGCTAGTTCTGTGAATGCCATTGGTCATGTAGTCCTGTGCAATATGTTACACTTTGGTATAACCGGTGCAGCATGGGCAACAATGACATCACAA CTTATTGCAGCTTATATGATGATTGACGCTCTTAACAAAAAAGGATATAGCGCTTTTTCCATCTCCATTCCATCGCCCAAAGAATTTTTGCAGATATTTGCAATTGCTGCTCCAGTCTTTGTAACAATGTTCTCAAAG GTGGCCTTCTATTCTCTCATAACATATTTTGCTACAGCTATGGGCACAAATACAGTTGCGGCTCATCAG GTCATGATCCAAATGTACGGCATGTGTGTGGTATGGGGTGAACCTCTCTCTCAAACTGCGCAATCGTTCATGCCAGAGTTATTATATGGAGTCAACCAAAGTTTGGAGAAG GCTCGAATGCTGCTAAAGTCACTGATGGTTATTGGAGCTATACTTGGATTAGCAATAGCAACGATAGGAATGTCTGTTCCTTGGTTGCTTCCCAAACTTTTTACACCTGATCTTAATGTCATACAAGAG ATGCACAAGGTGTTGATtctgttctttctttcattAGCTGTGACGCCTTGTACTCATAGCCTTGAGGGAACATTGCTG GCTGGACGAGATCTAACATTTATTAGCTTATCAATGAGCGGATGCTTTTCTTTGGGTGCTCTTCTACTGCTG CTTGTAAAAGGATACGGTTTGCCAGGTTGCTGGTTTGCACTTGTGGGATTTCAATGG GGTCGATTTTTCCTTGCTCTCCAGCGCCTTCTTTCTCCTAGTGGTGTACTGCAGTCCAAAAATATGATCAACTATAGACCGGAGAAACTCAAAGCTGCTTAG
- the LOC126706625 gene encoding squalene synthase-like yields MGSLGAVLKNPDDLFPLLKLKRAMKHAEKQIPPEPHWGFCYSMLHKVSRSFALVIQQLDTNLRNAVCIFYLVLRALDTVEDDTSIATDVKVPILIAFHRHIYDQEWHFACGEKDYKVLMDQFHHVSTAFLELGESFQVAIEDITKRMGAGMAKFILKEVETVDDYDEYCHYVAGLVGLGLSKLFYASGTEDLLSDDLSNSMGLFLQKTNIIRDYLEDINEIPKSRMFWPRQIWSKYVIKLEDLKYEENSEKAVQCLNDMVTNALIHVEDCLIYMAALRDPAIFRFCAIPQVMAIGTLALCFNNIEVFRGVVKMRRGLTAKIIDQTKTIADVYGAFFDFSCILKSKVNMNDPNAEKTRSRLNAIQKTCRDSGLLNKRKSYVVKSNPRYNTAFIVMLIIILSVIFAYLSSKRPN; encoded by the exons atgggAAGCTTAGGTGCGGTTCTGAAAAACCCAGATGATTTGTTCCCATTGTTGAAGCTGAAGAGGGCAATGAAGCACGCGGAGAAGCAGATCCCTCCAGAACCACACTGGGGTTTCTGCTATTCCATGCTTCACAAAGTGTCTCGAAGCTTTGCGCTCGTTATTCAACAGCTTGATACCAATCTTCGTAACGCT GTATGCATATTTTATTTGGTACTTCGAGCCCTTGATACTGTTG AGGATGATACAAGCATAGCAACAGATGTTAAAGTGCCTATCCTGATAGCTTTTCATCGTCACATATATGATCAGGAGTGGCATTTTGCAT GTGGTGAAAAGGACTACAAAGTTCTCATGGACCAATTTCATCATGTATCAACTGCTTTTCTAGAGCTTGGAGAGAG TTTTCAGGTGGCAATTGAGGATATTACCAAAAGAATGGGTGCGGGAATGGCAAAATTTATATTGAAGGAG GTAGAGACAGTTGATGACTATGATGAATATTGCCACTATGTAGCAGGACTTGTTGGACTAGGTTTGTCCAAGCTTTTTTATGCCTCTGGGACAGAGGATTTGCTTTCAGACGATCTATCAAATTCAATGGGTTTATTTCTTCAG aaaacaaacataatacGAGATTATCTGGAGGATATTAATGAGATACCAAAGTCTCGCATGTTCTGGCCTCGTCAGATCTGGAGTAAATATGTTATCAAACTTGAG GACTTGAAATATGAAGAAAACTCTGAAAAGGCAGTGCAATGTTTGAATGACATGGTCACTAATGCTTTGATACACGTGGAAGATTGCTTGATATACATGGCTGCTTTACGAGATCCTGCAATATTTCGATTTTGTGCTATCCCCCAG GTCATGGCAATTGGAACACTGGCATTATGCTTCAACAACATTGAAGTATTCAGAGGTGTAGTGAAAATGAGGCGTG GTCTTACTGCCAAAATCATTGACCAAACAAAGACGATTGCTGATGTCTATGGGGCATTCTTTGATTTCTCTTGTATTCTGAAGTCAAAG GTCAACATGAATGACCCTAATGCAGAAAAAACACGGAGCAGGCTGAATGCGATACAGAAAACCTGCAGGGATTCTGGACTCCTTAACAAAAG GAAATCTTATGTAGTCAAGAGCAACCCTAGATACAATACAGCTTTT ATTGTGATGCTGATCATTATATTGTCTGTCATTTTTGCTTATCTCTCTTCCAAGCGACCAAATTAG
- the LOC126706626 gene encoding SH3 domain-containing protein 2: MEAIRKQATKLREQVARQQQAVLKQFGAGGYGGSDNLVTDEAELHQHQKLEKLYISTRAGKHYQRDIVRGVEGYIVTGSKQLEIGTKLSEDSRKYGSENTCTSGSTLSRAALNHGRARAQMEKERGNLLKALGTQVAEPLRAMVMGAPLEDARHLAQRYDRMRQEAEAQAIEVAKRQAKVRETPGNSESIMKLEAAETKLQDLKANMAILGKEAAAAMAAVEAQQQRLTLQRLIAMIEAERTYHQRVLQILDQLGGEMISERQRIEASPSPSMDNTMPPPPSYEEVNGVYASQTHNGTTDSMGYFLGEVMHPYQAESDVELNLSIGDYVVVRKVSNNGWAEGECKGKAGWFPFGYVERRDRVLASKVAEVF; encoded by the exons ATGGAAGCTATTCGAAAGCAAGCCACCAAGCTTCGAGAACAGGTCGCTAGGCAACAACAG GCTGTCCTAAAACAGTTTGGGGCTGGGGGATATGGAGGTTCAGATAACTTAGTCACTGATGAGGCAGAACTCCATCAGCATCAGAAACTTGAAAAGCTTTACATATCAACACGTGCTGGAAAG CATTATCAAAGGGATATTGTTCGTGGTGTAGAAGGATATATTGTCACTGGTTCCAAACAACTTGAAATAG GAACAAAGTTGTCAGAAGACAGCAGGAAATATGGTTCAGAAAATACATGTACCAGTGGTAGCACATTATCAAGAGCTGCGCTAAATCATGGGCGTGCTCGTGCTCAAATGGAGAAGGAACGTGGGAATCTGTTGAAAGCTCTTGGTACACAG GTCGCGGAGCCATTAAGAGCAATGGTAATGGGAGCTCCTTTGGAAGATGCTCGACATCTTGCTCAGCGTTATGATAGAATGCGACAAGAAGCTGAAGCTCAG GCTATTGAAGTTGCCAAACGCCAAGCAAAAGTGAGGGAAACACCAGGCAATTCTGAGAGTATTATGAAACTGGAAGCTGCTGAAACAAAGCTACAAGATCTAAAGGCAAACATGGCAATATTAGGAAAGGAGGCTGCTGCAGCAATGGCTGCTGTCGAAGCTCAACAACAGAGGTTAACTCTCCAGCGACTTATAGCAATG ATCGAAGCAGAACGCACTTATCACCAAAGGGTCCTTCAGATACTTGATCAGCTTGGAGGCGAG ATGATTTCGGAACGACAGCGGATTGAAGCATCTCCTAGTCCAAGCATGGATAACACCATGCCTCCACCTCCATCATATGAAGAAGTTAATGGCGTATATGCTTCTCAAACACATAATGGAACAACAGACTCCATGGGTTACTTTTTAGGGGAG GTCATGCATCCATATCAAGCTGAATCTGATGTGGAGCTAAATTTGTCAATTGGTGACTATGTTGTTGTCCGAAAG GTTTCAAACAATGGGTGGGCGGAGGGTGAATGCAAAGGTAAAGCAGGTTGGTTTCCATTTGGATACGTCGAAAGAAGGGATCGTGTTCTCGCAAGCAAGGTGGCCGAAGTGTTCTGA